In Diabrotica undecimpunctata isolate CICGRU chromosome 9, icDiaUnde3, whole genome shotgun sequence, the DNA window AATAATTTGTCCACCTATGATCATTTATCCTTACAAGCGAATTCCAGAAAAAATAAGCCAGACTGTCAGAGATCCTGATTGGGACATTGGAAGATCCGATAATGGGTGGATGACGGCAGAAACGTTTTATGATTATGTGAAAAAATGTATTCCATCcatttttgctaaaaaataataaacagttCCCTGTGTTATTATGTTTAGATGGACATAAGTCTCATTTAACTTATGAGTTAAGTAGACTTTGCACTGAACTGAACATTAAAGTTATAGCCTTATATCCGAATGTAACCCGAATTCTTCAACCTTGTGATGTTGCAGTATTCAGGCCCGTAAAAGTGGGATGGAAAAGGGCCATCAGAGAATTTTACGAACAAAATCCTGGAGAAGTTGTAAATAAAATGACATTTGCTCAACTATTGGAAAAAGTAGTGGCGAATAATATTAAGAGGGACACTTTTATTAATGGATTTCGTGTGTGTGGTTTATTCCCTTTCAATCCAGATGCAGTTGATTACACTAAATAAGAGCGTCCTGaggtaatattataaaaacttttataatttatttacctATAAGCTAATAACACATTTTTAGGTAAAAAAGCTACTCCCTCGTATGGACCATACAACATTCGTCAGTTTGGCTGGAGAAGATTTAATCAAAAGATTTCAATCTTTTGGTTAAGAAAGGCATTACTGAAGAATTTTTGACTTTATACAAAATATGGAATTATTTTGAAAAACCAGATTCGTGGCcagataataaaaaaactgacttgGACATGAGAGATGTGCCAGGATCATTCAATAATCAAGTATCAAACTCGACTGAAACCTGAACTAGATCCACCTAATCTTGCACTTGTGCAACCTTCAGGTGCAccagaaattaaaataaatttggaTGCTGAATTTGGATACATCTGAAAATTAAGTTTCAAAAgaccaaaaaatttaatataacacaAAATATTGTCATAAAACCTGGTAAAGACATTATCTATAGTTTGCCATCTACTAGTAAAGGTATAGGTGACTACTTAATAgttccagaaaaatcaacaagaaAGAATAAACGTAATACCGAAAGAGTTTTATTTGCTATAACATCAAGAAAGTTTTGAAAAGAAACGTGCCTTAAAATTAGAATTAGAAAATGAGACATTGGAGAGAAAACGAAAAAGAGAAGAGAGTGCAGCAGCAAAAGCTTTAAAAAATACGGCCCGAGATACCGACAAAAATAATTCATGTTTCTGTGCAAGGTTCgaacagtaaaaaataattacctgaCATGTAATAGCTGCAAGAAAAGAATTCATCGACGGTGTGTTCCGAAAAAATATAACGTTCATGTTACTGAAAAAGATGATGAGGATTTATTCATGTGTCGTATGTGTTACACTGAGGAAAGCGATGATGGCGTTATTTCAGAAATAGAAAGTGAAGACGGCGAAATGTATAATGAAAAAGAACTTAACAATagaatgtgtaaaagattaaaaaaatagaaagcgAAGAGGATATCGAAAGATTATCAAACAGAATCCAACTTCAAAATACGTGAGGagctaaaaaaaaatagatagttATTACTCCGATCAAGAACCAAAAGAATTTGAGAATAAAaaagataatgaaataaatgcTCAGAAAAATGACAGCAATTTGTGCGACGAACCAAAATAAATAGAAAGTAGCCAAGGTAATGAAACCAacaacaaagtttataaaaaccCGAGAGAAATAGAAAATGGAGAAGGAATCGGAACAGACCATCAAATAAGAACTGAGAGCAAAATGTGTGAAATCCAAAAATGGCAAGTGAAGAAGATTTTGAAGATTACGGAACAAAAGTGAGCCATATGTTAGAAAATAATTCAAATGATGACATGGACGTCGAAGAACTTTTTAATCTGTAccaaaaagaaatgaaaaaatataagtGATTTATAGTACCTAGGTagatttaataaaagttttggaacattgatttcaactttttatttgtttttaatcatTACTTTGACAGTGACCAATAACTGAAAATTTTGTGTCCAATAATTGAATTTTTTGTCCAATAACTAACCTTTTCGTAACCGTTCAGGTCTTTCGAGTTTTCTAAAAAATCTGTTATATTAGGAATATTTAAAACCCGTTAACTTAAAATATCATATATGTATACTATGATGTGGCATAGCAGAATAATGTCCGTTGAAAATTACACCAGCGGCGGCGacttaaaattgaaaaaaaaaagcttAACTGTCCAATAACTGGTATGTTTACCCTACTTAATTCCCGAAACCATCAAAATGACCAATTCAGCAATTCACCgtatcacatttcttaaacacATAATTTCAGTGAGTCGTTAACGAATATAAACactaaaaaaaatcaagaattggtgaatttaaaaaaaaaacagacagtTTACCCTAATCTTTTGCAGTACGAttacatttcgtttttttttttgtgaacgGTGGTAAAATACGAAAAaactttgtgttttatttaattgcTGTGTTTGATTTAAAATGCCGAAAAGAAATTGCAAATTCATAAGCGAACTTGAAAAAGATTATCCTTTTATAAAAAAGCTTTGTAGTGACAATAGCAGGGGGGTGAAATGCCAGTAATGTTTTTTAGAATTTTCAATTGCACACGGTGGGCGAGCagatattaaatcaaaatttggGGTTGCGAGAACCAAATATGAAGCGATCATTTTAAATGTGTTGTTACCTTTGTGTTTGACAGAGTTACACACCGACTTACAAAAGGCTTTTTTCGTAAGTGTTATTAACGACACCTCAAATAAAAAGCACATCAAACTGGCACCGATTATTGTTAGATACTTTTTACCATTAGAATGTGAAACTATTGAATTTTGAGTCCGTTCAGGGTGAGACATCGAAAATATtgattcaaaatataattttaacattACGTCGTTATGACATTACAAAAAAAGTAGCTGCATTTTGTGGCGACAATTGGAATACAAATTTTGGAGGTGTGCATAGAAGAggacaaaataatatttacagaaaacttAGAACTCGGTGTAGATATTGTAGGAATTGGATGTGGCGCACATATTGTACAAAATGCACTTCAAAATGCTGTGGATGGTTTACCAATCGAAATTTACGCACTAGttgttaaattatatataaacattttcatatCTACACAGTTCAATTAACTCAGTTGAAGGAATTCTGTGAATTTGTAGATGTGGAATTGAAAAACCTAATCCAACATGGAAGTACCAGATTTCTTTCTGTTTTGCCGACAATTGagaaaattctaaaaatattCGAAGGACTAAAAGCATATTTCCCTTCCCAAGATAACCGACCACGTGCAATGCGAGATTTTTTGAAAGTGAAACGGGTGAGTTATATTTTTGGTTTGTGCACGgacaattaaacaattttaacaagACTGTACTACTCATGGAAAAAAGTGAAGCAAGTGCGACTGACATTATTTTGGAATTAAGAAGATTGAATTCTAATCTTCAAGAACGCATGGACCGTATTTTTGTACCACAAAGAGCGAAACAGTTATTATTAAAGAATCTCCCCCGGAGAGCGAATCTACGACAAAAGGACGCGGACGCGGAAAAcaggacgcggaaaaaaggacgcgcgaaaaaaggacgcgtggaaaaaaggacgcatattattaatgaattactataaatagtttattttaattaacattagccattaccccctttttatccccatatgttattacagaaaatgattctacctaacctaaaatcggttacggtaagagtaaaaagtgaacaataattatatgaaaaaaacttgcccTCACATTTTATCGAGGCTTAGGACTTCTGCGGACAGCTTCTGCTGCCAGTCCTAAGCCTGAATAAAGTGTGAAGGCAAGATTTTtcctttaaatatttttcactttttacttttaccgtaaccgattttaggttaggtagaatcattttctgtaattatatataggggataaacgggggtaattgctattgtcaattaaaataaactatttatagtatttcattaataatatgcgtctTTTTTCCAGGCGTCCTTTTTTCACGCGTCCTTTTTTATGCatccttttttccgcgtccttttgtcggTATACCCTCGAATGCATTGACACCAATGAAAAACTAATAACCGATCTATCGCAGTTATGCAACGATTACCCGAACACTCAAAAAACTATTAAAGAGGTAGTAGCTAAATTAAAAAGGAACATACCAATACCAAGGAAGGAATTCATAGCTAATTGGTTTGAAAATTATGATCCGATAGAAAAAACGATGGCAAACGCGGATATACAAACAGAGCCGCAACTAAGCAGCAAGGTATCGGGTAGCACACATTCTACCCAAACTGACCCCTGGTATGGGGCAGGGAGACCAAAGCCAGTGGTCACCGTGGACCATATTAAAGATCTAGAATCCCTAAAGAAGAACATGAAACTTGCCTGGTCGGAGGAGGCGTACAAAAGAACATCCATTGAAGTAGGAAACCCTTTGGCTGCGCCTGACGACGTAGTCAAAGTGGTCCTAATAGAACCAAAATACCCGGATATGAATAACTATATCCAGAGACTATACCGAGAAAAATATCCCGAGATAAGGGAATTAGACGGAGAACTCGAAGTGCTCGAACAAAACACTTCGATAAGGTCAAAGGCGGGTCCGGGAATtacgaaaaaaataattaaagcaaagTTCACCGAAAATCTCGAGGGACTGTGGAGTACCCTATCAGCAATAAAACATGAGGTCGAAAACGATCAAAAAATCGCGATACACCACGTAAACTTCCTGCATGCTGAAGATATTAGAAAAATGACGGAAGTCATCTTTGCAGACACGACCAAAACAATTAAGATTTTCACTACAAAagcgaaaaaagaaaaaacaacataTGGAATGGTAGTGTCAAAAAAAGGCACATATTATAATGGAATTTTGAATACGGTTAAAGAGGCCGTAAAAGGCAACAGTGCAACCGAAGCGATACGGGGACTCAGAAGCACTAAAGATGGTAAACTCCTTATCACTCTTGAAAAAAACAGTGAAGCTATCAATAATATCAAGTCAGCTCTTGCTTCGGCGGACAAGATATACGGCGTGATGATAACAAAAATCTAGTTCTCCATCTCAGGGGCATGACTCTGGGGGCAGGAGAAAAGGAAATTACTGAAGCATTCACAACACAAATATGCAAATGGGAACCATTTTATAAAGTGGTAAACATCCGCCCGATGCGCGGAGACATGTTGGCGACAACAATAGTTGTGCCAGCCCATGCGGGGGAAAAGCTTCTCGACAAAGGCTTCCTCCGTGTAGGTCTTGTAAGATGTCGGGTGGAGAAAaggcataaaataaaataagaaaatgtaCAAAATGCTGGTCCTTCGACCATAATGTGAAATAACTGTGAGAGCCCAGACAGGAGGATCTTGTGCTTTAGGTGCGGCACAGAAGGGCACGCAAGCGAAAAATGCAAAAAGGAAGAAAACTGTATTTTATGTAGCGAAGCACATAGACTTGGAAGCATGAGCTGTCATGCTTTCAAGTCTGCACTGGCAAAGGCCAAACTCTTGGAAAGAACGACAAAAGTACAAACAACTTACGAGCCGGAGCAAGATATGGAACGAGCTACCACCTCTTCAATTATGTATGCTGAAGGAGAGGACCTACCAGGAAGTTCCGTCCTAGCAGGACTCATATCCCCATAAAAACTCTCATCCTAGTGACCTAATAAAGCTAGTGGTATAGATTTTTACAATGACTTCGACTGGGAAAAAAAGGTTTACCATTCTGCAAGTAAACGTCGGCAGGGCGAAGACAGCGCACGACCTATTACTAGCGAAAGCTCTAGCACTAAACGCAGATTTGATAATAGTCCCAGAACCAAATAAAAATATCGTGAAAAAGAACGGCTGGATAACAGATACAAGATCGGATGTCGCaatatacataaataataaaaacatgcacattaataaagttaaacgaCGAGAAGggtatctaaaaataaatatagataatCTAGCAATCATCGCTTGCTACATCTCATCTAATATAAACATAGAACACTACGAAAGGCAAGTAGAAAACATCATCGATATGTCCCAAAACGAGAGAGACTTTATAGTCGCTGGGGACGTAAACGCCAAGTCCATCCTCTGGGGGTCCCCACACAACGATAGAAGAGGTGAAATATGGAATGAGTGGATATCTTCGGCGGACATCGTAGTGTTGAATAACGGAGAACCTACTTTTGTGAGGGGTGAGAGCAAAAGTCACATAGATGTTACCCTAGCAAGCAAAAACGTCGCCAAAAAGATCTCGGGGTGGGATGTGCTGGGTGAAAATCTTTTCACCCACCACAGATACATCTTCTATGAGATTGGCGTCAAGGTCACACACAAAGGAAGAAAGAAAAATGAAttcaacaaagaaaaatttaaaagaaataagtAACCTACAAGAAGAGACTACCAATTTCTCcgacttaaaaaaaattactcaagCATATAAAAGCAGCAACAAAAGCAAATACACCAACTACACAGTACCGTACTGGTGGAATGAAGAAATACAGAATAAGAGAGCAGAATGCATAAGAATGAGGCGAATGGCACAAAGGAATAGAACCGACCTAGAATATCAAGAAATATACAAGCGCGCAAAAAAGGGCTTAAACAAAGAGATCAAGAGATCAAAGCGTACATGCTGGCAGAACATGTGCGCTGCGCTTGAGGATGACATATGGGGTGAAGCTTACCAAATTGCCACGAAGACCTTAAGGTTCGAGTCACCATATACCCCCTGTGCTAAAAAAACACGGGAAATAGTGAATACCCTATTTCCCAGCAAACCCGAGAATAATTTTATTCGTAGTTTCGACGAAAAAACACCTAATGATTTCACCATACAAGAAATGAGACAAGCTGCAGATAGAATAAAAATAGGTAAATCCCCAGGACCAGACGGTGTTACATGGGAAGCcatcaaattattaataaaggaAAAACCAGAAATGGTCAGAAAAGTTTTTAATGAGCTCCTAAAAAACAAGAATTCCCTGATGAAGCAAAAATATCTAAACTAATATTAATACTAAAACCCGGTAAAAATCCGGACGAAGCCAGCTCATACAGGCCAATTTGCCTAATAGGCTGCATAGGGAAATTTTACGAAACACTTATTAAAAACCGATTAGAAGATGAACTCCGAACAAAAGGATTAATCTCTGAAAGGCAGTACGGATTCACAAAAGAGAAATCGACGATAGAAGCGGTCAAAGTTATATCCGAAAAAGTAAAAGAGACAAGGAAAAGATGGGCAGTACTTGTAATGTTCTATGTTAAAAACGCTTTTAACTCTGCCAACTGGAGAAACATCGTAACAAAGTTAGAAACAGCCGGAATATCAGAATACCTGTTAAACATAATAAAGAGCTACCTGACAAATAGGAATATAACAGTGGCAAAAAAACAATGAGGTAAAGCTCTCCGCAGGTGTACCGCAAGGATCTGTACTGGGACCCATACTCTGGAATGTCCTATATAATGGGGTTCTAGAGATAAATTACGGCAGAGACAACCTAGCTATCGCATACGCTGACGATCTAGCGATACTCGTGAAAGAAGTTATAAACTACACAATGATAAATGAAGTAAATAGGTGCTGCCAAAAGGTCATCAGTTGGATGACAAGAAACGATCTAGAAGTTGCGACACACAAAACTGAGATTATTGTATTAAAGGGTCCAAGAGAAAGAGACAACATAAATTTTCACATTGGCAGTACAAATATAACGCCTAAAAACTATGTTAAATATCTGGGCAtacactccctgcctctcgacgcgttagtgttctgagctgttggacgtgaatccctgtcctggcatttggttttcacctctggctgcgttgagtagttgagttactgtgaccaaatgcccatcttggtagttagtattcgcct includes these proteins:
- the LOC140450942 gene encoding uncharacterized protein, whose protein sequence is MTSTGKKRFTILQVNVGRAKTAHDLLLAKALALNADLIIVPEPNKNIVKKNGWITDTRSDVAIYINNKNMHINKVKRREGYLKINIDNLAIIACYISSNINIEHYERQVENIIDMSQNERDFIVAGDVNAKSILWGSPHNDRRGEIWNEWISSADIVVLNNGEPTFVRGESKSHIDVTLASKNVAKKISGWDVLGENLFTHHRYIFYEIGVKVTHKGRKKNEFNKEKFKRNK